In Mytilus trossulus isolate FHL-02 chromosome 14, PNRI_Mtr1.1.1.hap1, whole genome shotgun sequence, a genomic segment contains:
- the LOC134695798 gene encoding COMM domain-containing protein 8-like — MTDQSQRECLLFLGKLDSKQTKRVLHSIVDGICKLGRAIYQEYGEVFTLPEWWNLSDAYTGLVKQIVKEDTTKDQILEILSDLPDGHKQIVLDVLSVRRDDVRQSLKTETSSISDAVLTDFDWQVKLALSSDKIASVQEPITSLDLDVQSQQGQKIHSIELNREDLKKLITSLEGANKVVQQLKS; from the exons ATGACAGACCAGTCTCAGAGGGagtgtcttttgtttttagGAAAACTTGACTCTAAGCAGACCAAACGT gtCCTTCACAGCATTGTTGATGGTATATGTAAACTTGGGCGAGCAATCTATCAAGAGTATGGAGAAGTGTTTACACTTCCAGAGTGGTGGAATTTGTCTGATGCCTATACAGGACTTGTAAAACAGATTGTTAAAGAAGATACTACAAAGGATCAG ATATTGGAGATATTGTCAGATTTACCTGATGGACATAAACAGATAGTGTTAGACGTGCTAAGTGTACGGAGAGATGATGTACGACAGTCATTAAAAACAGAAACCAGTTCTATATCAGATGCAGTTCTCACTGACTTTGACTGGCAGGTTAAG ttGGCCTTATCAAGTGATAAGATAGCCTCTGTCCAAGAACCCATTACATCATTAGACTTAGATGTCCAAAGTCAACAAGGCCAGAAAATACATTCCATAGAGTTAAACAGAGAAGATCTTAAAAAGTTAATCACAAGTTTAGAAGGTGCAAATAAg gttgtTCAACAGTTAAAGAGCTGA